A DNA window from Borrelia sp. HM contains the following coding sequences:
- a CDS encoding cysteine desulfurase produces the protein MNFNPLKYKNEKVNYLRKDFPILNKTIHNKKLIYFDNASTSQKPKIVISSVAQYYENYNANVHRSGHELTIQSSLKVEETREIVKRFINAQSCTNIIFNSGTTDGINTVANSLLFSKILKEKDEIILTTLEHNSNLLPWINIAKFLNLNIKLAKFNEMGIIHPEQIKNLITNKTKMIAISGISNILGTTQDLEAIGKIAKDNKIILFVDAAQMAPHMNIDVNKINCDFLVFSGHKMLAPTGIGVLYISEKIINKLNSSKLGGNAIENIFIENGKINFKTLGSPNKFESGTPNIAGIIGLGKAIEYINNISMEFIKEYDKELIEYCVAKLQEIDEVEFVINQNIKRKSIISFTIKDIHSHDVETYLDTMGIAIRAGKSCAYMAFLSEHIKKDHLLRISFYFYNTKEEIDTFISCLKRTIKAFY, from the coding sequence ATGAATTTTAATCCTTTAAAATATAAAAATGAAAAAGTAAACTATCTAAGAAAGGATTTTCCCATTCTAAACAAAACTATTCATAATAAAAAACTAATTTATTTTGACAATGCTTCAACTTCTCAAAAACCAAAAATCGTTATTTCATCTGTAGCTCAATACTACGAAAACTATAATGCAAATGTTCACAGAAGCGGTCATGAACTTACAATACAATCCAGCTTAAAAGTAGAAGAAACAAGAGAAATTGTAAAAAGATTTATTAACGCACAATCTTGTACAAACATAATATTTAATTCTGGAACAACAGATGGAATAAATACAGTAGCAAATTCATTACTATTTTCAAAAATTTTAAAAGAAAAAGATGAAATCATCTTAACAACATTAGAACACAATAGCAATTTACTTCCTTGGATAAATATTGCGAAATTTTTAAATTTAAATATTAAACTTGCAAAATTTAATGAAATGGGCATTATTCACCCAGAACAAATAAAAAACTTAATTACAAATAAAACAAAAATGATTGCCATATCTGGCATAAGTAATATATTAGGAACTACACAAGACTTAGAAGCAATTGGAAAAATTGCCAAAGATAACAAAATTATTCTATTTGTAGATGCGGCACAAATGGCACCACATATGAACATAGACGTAAATAAAATAAACTGTGATTTTTTAGTATTCTCAGGACACAAAATGCTTGCTCCAACAGGAATTGGAGTATTATACATATCAGAAAAAATCATAAACAAACTTAATAGTTCCAAACTAGGAGGCAATGCCATAGAAAATATTTTTATAGAAAATGGAAAGATTAATTTTAAAACCCTTGGATCTCCAAATAAATTTGAATCAGGAACACCAAATATTGCAGGCATAATTGGTCTTGGAAAGGCAATAGAATACATTAATAATATTTCAATGGAATTTATTAAAGAATACGATAAAGAACTAATTGAATATTGCGTTGCAAAATTACAAGAAATTGATGAAGTTGAATTTGTTATAAATCAAAATATAAAAAGAAAATCAATAATATCATTCACAATAAAAGATATACACTCCCATGATGTTGAAACATATCTTGACACGATGGGAATTGCAATTAGAGCAGGAAAAAGTTGCGCATACATGGCATTTTTATCAGAACATATCAAAAAAGATCATTTATTAAGAATTAGCTTTTATTTCTATAATACAAAAGAAGAAATTGATACTTTTATATCTTGCCTAAAGAGAACCATAAAAGCCTTTTATTAA
- a CDS encoding iron-sulfur cluster assembly scaffold protein, whose amino-acid sequence MFSEKTKNELIRLSKINKYYFKTDNNKNQNLTYYQSKCGDKIAFQVKEDNEKIRLKYNAQGCIILSSSAYILTKLCDNQSRKAILKFIIKIINKNFEKIEEIDIRLKNFENFLHTNRKDCFMLPYKALSEILNNTK is encoded by the coding sequence ATGTTCTCAGAAAAAACAAAAAACGAATTAATAAGACTGAGTAAAATAAATAAGTATTATTTTAAAACAGATAATAATAAAAATCAAAACCTAACATACTATCAGTCCAAATGTGGTGATAAAATAGCATTTCAAGTAAAAGAAGATAACGAAAAAATCAGATTAAAATACAATGCACAAGGATGCATAATACTTTCCTCTAGTGCATATATATTAACCAAATTATGTGACAATCAATCTAGAAAAGCAATACTAAAATTCATAATTAAAATAATTAATAAAAACTTTGAAAAAATAGAAGAAATTGATATAAGACTTAAAAATTTTGAAAACTTTTTACATACAAATAGAAAAGATTGCTTTATGTTACCATACAAAGCTTTAAGTGAAATCCTAAATAATACTAAATAA
- a CDS encoding YifB family Mg chelatase-like AAA ATPase — translation MKIYSHSSIGYEGELIEVEVDIKKGISGIDIVGLAGSEIKESRERIKAAIKNSKFTFPKDRILINLAPAGIKKIGTAIDLSIATSIITTKENQDNNNNLEILILGELQLDGQIRPIKGVLPAISLAKKRGIKCIIIPFANLEEALLIENLNIWGIKTLKEALDIVENLNNNILPPKPLIKTKIQIENNDEKFEYDFRNIKGQHRIKRALEIAVAGGHNIMIFGPPGSGKTLSIKCVESILPPLTNKELIETNRIWSVSGKLIDTKIIKRRPFRQPHQTASKEGIIGGGSNALPGEVSLAHNGVLFLDEALEFQKSILQSLREPIEDKMISIVRASSKSSKYPANFQLMIATNPCPCGNLGKNDTECFCSQQEVSNYWKKLGAAMLDRIDIRVPAKPVKNEKLFQEDSESSNEIRKKIIKARNIQSKRYENIENVHKNSDLKPEHIAIFCELDKILKDEMIYILNKLNISSRATHSILKLARTIADLKEEDCISRESLLESIEHRKNGDRLLEE, via the coding sequence ATGAAAATATACTCTCATTCATCAATAGGATATGAAGGAGAATTAATCGAAGTTGAAGTAGATATTAAAAAAGGAATATCAGGGATTGATATTGTTGGATTAGCTGGAAGTGAAATCAAAGAATCAAGAGAAAGAATAAAAGCAGCTATTAAAAATTCGAAATTTACTTTTCCAAAAGACAGAATATTAATAAATCTTGCACCAGCTGGAATAAAAAAAATTGGAACGGCAATTGATCTCTCAATTGCAACAAGCATTATTACTACAAAAGAAAATCAAGACAACAACAACAATTTAGAAATTTTAATATTAGGAGAACTACAATTAGACGGTCAAATAAGACCAATTAAAGGAGTATTGCCTGCTATATCACTTGCAAAGAAAAGAGGAATTAAATGCATAATAATACCCTTTGCTAATTTAGAAGAAGCTCTTTTAATAGAAAATCTAAACATTTGGGGAATAAAAACTCTAAAAGAAGCTTTAGACATAGTAGAAAATCTTAATAATAATATATTGCCACCAAAACCCCTCATTAAAACTAAAATTCAAATAGAAAACAATGACGAAAAATTTGAATATGATTTCAGAAATATAAAAGGACAACATAGAATCAAAAGAGCACTTGAAATTGCAGTTGCTGGAGGGCATAATATAATGATATTTGGCCCTCCTGGAAGTGGAAAAACTCTTAGCATCAAATGTGTAGAGTCAATTTTACCTCCACTTACAAACAAAGAATTAATTGAAACAAACAGGATTTGGTCAGTATCGGGCAAACTAATAGATACAAAAATAATAAAACGAAGACCATTTAGACAACCTCATCAAACTGCAAGTAAAGAAGGAATCATTGGTGGAGGCTCTAATGCACTCCCTGGTGAAGTATCACTTGCACACAATGGAGTTTTATTTCTAGATGAAGCCTTAGAATTTCAAAAATCAATATTACAATCACTGAGAGAACCAATAGAAGATAAGATGATTTCAATAGTAAGAGCAAGTTCTAAATCATCCAAATATCCTGCAAATTTCCAATTAATGATTGCTACAAACCCTTGCCCTTGTGGCAATCTTGGAAAAAATGACACAGAATGCTTTTGTTCTCAACAAGAAGTTTCAAACTATTGGAAAAAACTTGGAGCAGCAATGCTTGATAGAATTGATATTCGAGTGCCAGCCAAACCAGTAAAAAATGAAAAATTGTTTCAAGAAGACAGTGAAAGCTCAAATGAAATAAGAAAAAAAATAATCAAAGCAAGAAACATACAAAGTAAAAGATACGAAAACATTGAAAATGTCCATAAAAACTCTGATCTCAAACCAGAACATATTGCAATATTTTGTGAATTAGATAAAATCTTAAAAGATGAAATGATTTATATATTAAATAAACTTAACATATCATCAAGAGCAACTCATTCAATCCTAAAATTAGCAAGAACAATTGCTGATTTAAAAGAAGAAGACTGTATTTCAAGAGAATCATTATTAGAATCCATTGAACACAGAAAAAATGGAGATAGACTTCTAGAAGAATAA
- a CDS encoding L-lactate dehydrogenase, with protein MLKCNKVVLIGAGGVGSSFAYALTIDNSLVHELIIIDVAQDKAKGEVMDLNHGQMFLEKNIKIKFGNYDDCSDADIVVITAGLNQKPGETRLDLVGKNTKIFKDIITSVVASRFSGIFVIASNPVDIMTYVTMKYSHFPIHRVIGTGTTLDTSRLKYFLAERLGVNTQNIHSYIMGEHGDSSFATWDETKIAMKPLSEYIDEGKLREEELDEIHKNVVNAAYEVIKLKGATYYAIGLGIKNIVNAIISDQNIILPISSYINGQYGNSIKDIYIGAPSIVCKEGVKEVINFKISDREMEKFEASAKQLKSYIDKIEF; from the coding sequence ATGCTTAAATGTAATAAGGTTGTTCTTATTGGAGCTGGTGGTGTTGGTTCAAGCTTTGCTTATGCCTTGACTATAGATAACTCACTTGTTCATGAACTTATAATTATTGATGTAGCTCAAGATAAGGCTAAGGGTGAGGTTATGGATTTAAACCATGGTCAAATGTTCTTAGAGAAAAATATTAAAATAAAATTTGGTAATTATGATGATTGTTCAGATGCTGATATTGTTGTAATTACTGCAGGTCTTAATCAAAAGCCAGGTGAAACAAGACTTGATTTGGTAGGTAAAAATACTAAAATATTTAAAGATATTATAACAAGTGTTGTTGCAAGTAGATTTAGTGGTATTTTTGTAATTGCAAGTAATCCTGTTGATATTATGACTTATGTGACAATGAAATATTCTCATTTTCCAATTCACAGAGTTATTGGTACAGGAACAACACTTGATACTTCAAGACTTAAGTATTTTTTAGCTGAACGCCTTGGTGTTAATACTCAAAATATACATTCATATATTATGGGTGAGCATGGAGACAGTTCTTTTGCTACTTGGGATGAGACCAAGATCGCTATGAAGCCTTTATCTGAATATATTGATGAAGGGAAACTAAGAGAAGAAGAGCTTGATGAAATTCATAAAAATGTTGTTAATGCTGCTTATGAAGTAATTAAGTTAAAGGGAGCTACTTATTATGCAATTGGGCTTGGAATTAAGAACATTGTGAATGCAATAATTAGTGACCAGAATATTATTTTACCTATATCTTCATATATTAATGGGCAATATGGTAATTCCATCAAGGATATTTATATTGGGGCTCCTTCTATAGTTTGCAAAGAGGGTGTTAAAGAAGTTATTAATTTTAAAATAAGTGATAGAGAGATGGAAAAGTTTGAAGCTTCTGCTAAGCAGCTTAAGAGTTATATTGATAAGATAGAATTTTGA
- the lepA gene encoding translation elongation factor 4: MSSYKKNFCIIAHIDHGKSTLADRFIQKARIISDREFKNQILDSMDIEREKGITIKSQAVTINYKCRSDGNTYELNFVDTPGHVDFSYEVSRAISSCEGALLLIDASQGIEAQTVSNFYMAFEHNLEIIPVINKIDLPSANIDFVKEQIEHDLGIDSKIAIPISAKNGIGIDELLEAICKHVPSPKGSIKSPLKALIFDSHYDSYRGVIVHFRIFEGQIKTGDKIKFMHAGGEYLLEEIGIFRIILEKKDLLEAGDVGYFIAGIKNISDVKIGDTVTLVDNPANVPLEGFKEVKPVVFSSIYPVDANQYDDLLKAMERLKLNDASLTFEKDASSALGHGFKCGFLGLLHLEVIQERIEREFDLNIILTSPSVRYKIIPKKGNPYFIESPEQFPGNDNIEVALEPYIKANIIVPTEFLGNIMSICLVKRGIQENLIYLDVKRVEIIYKMPLSEILFDFYDKIKSVSRGYASFDYVLLGYEETSLVKLDILVNGDRVDALSQLAFRDSARTKAMSICKRLKDEIARQQFKIAIQGVIGSNVIARETISPFRKDVTAKCYGGDITRKRKLLEKQKEGKKRLKIIGNVEIPQSAFLAVLKPENN; this comes from the coding sequence ATTAGTTCTTATAAAAAAAATTTTTGCATTATTGCACATATTGATCATGGTAAATCAACGTTAGCAGATAGATTTATACAAAAAGCTAGAATAATTTCAGATAGAGAATTTAAAAACCAAATTCTTGATAGTATGGATATTGAAAGGGAAAAAGGCATTACAATTAAGAGTCAGGCAGTTACTATTAATTATAAGTGTAGAAGTGATGGTAATACTTATGAACTTAATTTTGTAGATACTCCAGGTCATGTTGATTTTTCTTATGAAGTTTCAAGAGCAATTTCATCTTGCGAGGGAGCACTTTTACTTATTGATGCAAGTCAAGGGATAGAGGCTCAAACTGTTTCAAACTTCTATATGGCATTTGAACATAATCTTGAAATTATTCCTGTTATTAACAAAATAGATTTACCAAGTGCTAATATTGATTTTGTAAAAGAGCAAATAGAGCATGATTTAGGAATAGATTCAAAGATTGCTATTCCCATATCTGCTAAGAATGGGATAGGAATTGATGAATTACTTGAGGCTATTTGCAAACATGTTCCTTCTCCCAAAGGAAGTATTAAAAGCCCATTAAAGGCTTTAATTTTTGATTCACATTATGATTCTTATCGTGGTGTGATTGTTCATTTTAGAATTTTTGAAGGGCAAATTAAGACTGGTGACAAGATTAAATTTATGCATGCAGGTGGGGAATATTTATTGGAGGAGATTGGAATTTTTAGAATAATTCTTGAAAAAAAAGATTTATTGGAAGCAGGTGATGTTGGTTATTTTATTGCAGGAATAAAGAATATATCAGATGTTAAGATTGGAGATACTGTAACTCTTGTTGATAATCCAGCAAATGTACCTCTTGAAGGATTTAAAGAAGTTAAGCCTGTAGTATTCTCTTCTATTTATCCAGTTGATGCTAATCAGTATGATGATCTTTTAAAGGCAATGGAGAGACTTAAACTTAATGATGCATCACTTACTTTTGAAAAAGATGCTTCATCTGCTCTTGGACATGGATTTAAATGTGGCTTTTTAGGACTTTTACATTTAGAGGTTATTCAGGAGAGAATTGAGCGTGAATTTGATCTTAATATTATATTAACATCACCATCAGTTCGTTATAAAATTATTCCTAAAAAGGGAAATCCTTATTTTATTGAAAGTCCTGAACAGTTTCCTGGAAATGATAATATTGAGGTTGCTCTTGAACCTTATATTAAAGCTAATATTATTGTTCCTACTGAGTTTTTGGGAAATATTATGAGTATTTGTCTTGTTAAAAGAGGCATACAAGAAAATTTAATTTATCTTGATGTAAAACGTGTTGAGATTATTTATAAAATGCCACTTTCTGAGATACTTTTTGACTTTTACGATAAGATTAAATCTGTAAGTCGTGGATATGCTTCTTTTGATTATGTATTATTAGGATATGAGGAAACGAGTTTAGTTAAGTTGGATATTTTAGTTAATGGAGATAGAGTAGATGCACTATCTCAGTTAGCTTTTAGAGATAGTGCAAGAACAAAGGCTATGAGTATTTGTAAAAGATTAAAAGATGAAATTGCAAGGCAGCAGTTTAAAATAGCTATACAAGGAGTTATTGGTTCAAACGTTATTGCTCGTGAGACGATATCACCTTTTAGAAAGGATGTCACTGCTAAGTGTTATGGAGGTGATATTACTCGTAAAAGGAAGCTTTTAGAAAAGCAAAAAGAAGGCAAAAAGCGATTGAAAATAATAGGTAATGTTGAGATACCACAAAGTGCATTTCTTGCTGTTCTTAAACCAGAGAATAATTAG
- a CDS encoding V-type ATP synthase subunit K (produces ATP from ADP in the presence of a proton gradient across the membrane; the K subunit is a nonenzymatic component which binds the dimeric form by interacting with the G and E subunits), with translation MNIGLIGVHSALTIAAIGSALGMGAAGSAAIGAWKRCYMQGKQAPFLLIVFVSAPLTQIIYGYILMNTLSDVITQADPWLLFGAGFGGGLAISISAFAQGKTAAGACDAFAETGKGFATNLLVLGLIESVALFVMVFLMIFKFV, from the coding sequence ATGAATATAGGTTTAATAGGAGTTCATTCAGCTTTAACAATAGCAGCAATAGGTTCAGCTTTGGGTATGGGAGCTGCAGGAAGTGCTGCTATTGGAGCATGGAAGAGATGTTATATGCAAGGTAAGCAAGCTCCTTTCTTATTGATTGTTTTTGTTTCAGCACCCTTGACACAAATAATATATGGTTATATATTGATGAATACTTTATCAGATGTCATTACACAAGCAGATCCTTGGTTATTATTTGGAGCTGGTTTTGGTGGCGGTCTTGCAATTTCTATTTCTGCTTTTGCTCAAGGTAAAACTGCTGCAGGGGCTTGTGATGCTTTTGCTGAGACTGGAAAGGGATTTGCTACAAATCTTTTGGTTTTAGGTTTAATAGAATCTGTTGCCCTTTTTGTAATGGTATTCTTGATGATATTTAAATTTGTTTAA
- a CDS encoding V-type ATP synthase subunit I: MIVKMKKVLILTLLKYKRDAIEILRELGVVHINFCNKVSESLEKVVETRGVLIKALSLLKDDCEVKVLSSSNENFLEVAKSIVNLSTEIKDLKNIQQSLLNKRDIISCWGNFSIDLVNKLRDSNIYVQFFKSGVDEYRKLLASSEINVAIIKNIKGTIYFVAINDSMQKVSTVEEYNFDFDLDFIENKLRVVSEILDQKLTQLSVLNKYRDVLKDKIREYDQVVEFEQVMTDMDIEDDNFVYITGFLPEDNKELLKSATIEGKFVVQFADPDDDDVVPTYIKRKGIAKLAKPIFDVLDTIPGYKERDISCVFMLFFFIFFGMIIGDAAYGMIFLIIGIILSLNNLLKNKPLTSIHALVFYLSASAIIYGSMTGTWFGSSPFFIELFPILKSFKLEYLTGKSSTQNIMFVCFTIGLLQILLAHIWNFIQKVKEKPYIHSISQIGWVIVISGLYYLVLNLILGKDRFPMYGFVFNMIYIGVVLVFIFEKQDGSNFFRCILKSFGGIIEQFLATVSGFADIISYIRLFAVGLAGLAISDSFNSMSASLLKSSNIGLIISGILVILFGHILNITLSLLSVVVHGVRLNMLEFSNHLGQEWNGSFYRPFRKIKE; this comes from the coding sequence ATGATTGTAAAAATGAAGAAAGTTTTGATTTTAACTCTATTAAAGTATAAAAGAGATGCCATTGAAATTTTAAGGGAGTTAGGAGTTGTTCATATCAATTTTTGTAATAAAGTTTCAGAGTCTTTAGAAAAAGTTGTTGAAACGAGGGGAGTTTTAATTAAAGCTTTATCTTTGCTTAAAGATGATTGTGAAGTAAAGGTTTTAAGCTCTTCAAATGAAAATTTTTTGGAAGTTGCAAAGAGCATAGTTAATCTAAGTACTGAGATTAAAGATTTGAAGAATATTCAACAATCATTGCTTAATAAGAGAGATATTATCTCTTGTTGGGGAAATTTTTCTATTGATTTAGTTAATAAATTAAGAGATAGTAATATTTATGTGCAATTTTTTAAGTCTGGGGTTGATGAATATAGAAAATTATTAGCATCTTCTGAAATTAATGTTGCTATTATTAAGAATATTAAGGGAACAATTTATTTCGTAGCTATTAATGATTCTATGCAAAAGGTAAGTACAGTTGAGGAGTATAATTTTGATTTTGATCTTGATTTTATTGAAAATAAGTTAAGAGTTGTTAGTGAAATTTTAGATCAAAAATTAACCCAATTGTCTGTTTTAAATAAATATAGAGATGTCTTAAAAGACAAAATAAGAGAGTATGATCAAGTCGTTGAGTTTGAACAAGTTATGACTGACATGGATATAGAGGATGATAATTTTGTCTATATTACAGGATTTTTGCCAGAAGATAATAAAGAGCTACTTAAAAGTGCAACTATTGAAGGTAAATTTGTGGTACAGTTTGCAGATCCAGATGATGATGATGTTGTTCCTACTTATATAAAGAGAAAGGGAATAGCTAAGCTTGCTAAGCCTATTTTTGATGTTTTAGATACAATTCCTGGATATAAAGAGAGGGATATTAGTTGTGTTTTCATGTTATTTTTCTTTATATTTTTTGGAATGATAATTGGTGATGCTGCTTATGGAATGATATTCTTGATAATAGGTATTATTCTTAGTTTAAACAATTTATTAAAAAATAAACCTTTAACATCTATTCATGCTTTAGTATTTTATTTAAGCGCATCAGCAATAATATATGGTTCGATGACTGGAACTTGGTTTGGTAGTAGTCCTTTTTTTATTGAGTTATTTCCTATTTTAAAATCTTTTAAACTTGAATATTTGACGGGAAAGAGCAGTACGCAAAATATAATGTTTGTATGTTTTACAATAGGCCTTTTGCAAATATTACTAGCTCATATATGGAATTTTATTCAAAAGGTTAAAGAGAAACCCTATATACATTCAATTTCTCAAATTGGTTGGGTTATTGTTATTTCTGGGCTTTATTATCTCGTTCTTAATTTGATACTTGGTAAAGATAGGTTTCCTATGTATGGTTTTGTTTTTAATATGATATATATTGGAGTTGTACTTGTTTTTATTTTTGAAAAACAGGATGGCTCAAACTTTTTTAGATGCATATTAAAAAGTTTTGGAGGGATAATAGAACAATTTTTAGCTACTGTTTCAGGATTTGCAGACATAATATCTTATATTAGGCTTTTTGCTGTTGGGCTTGCAGGGCTTGCAATTTCTGATAGTTTTAATAGTATGTCAGCATCTTTATTAAAATCATCTAATATTGGTCTTATAATAAGTGGCATTCTTGTAATACTGTTTGGACATATTCTAAATATAACTTTATCTTTATTATCTGTTGTTGTCCATGGAGTTAGACTTAATATGCTTGAATTTTCAAATCATTTGGGTCAAGAATGGAATGGCTCTTTTTATAGACCTTTTAGAAAAATTAAAGAATAG
- a CDS encoding V-type ATP synthase subunit D: MSKIKLTKNELKKQKDNLKMFSRYLPTLQLKKQQLHLEIRKIESLKIDRKIEQEKLKKNIESWIALFGESFSFQDWIKIKKVAIVFSNIAGITIPVFNSVEYETINHDLLLTPYWVDSGIDAIKNIIRINAEIEVLNEQASLLEAELNTTSQRVNLFEKIMIPNAKINIKKINVYLGDQQTAAVVRGKMAKARLIKDR; encoded by the coding sequence ATGTCCAAAATTAAGTTAACAAAAAATGAGCTTAAAAAACAAAAAGATAATCTTAAAATGTTTAGTAGGTATTTGCCTACCCTGCAGCTTAAGAAACAGCAATTGCATTTAGAAATTCGAAAAATTGAATCGCTTAAAATAGATCGCAAAATTGAGCAAGAAAAGCTTAAGAAAAATATTGAATCTTGGATTGCTTTATTTGGTGAGAGCTTTTCTTTTCAAGATTGGATTAAGATTAAAAAAGTAGCAATAGTCTTTTCAAATATTGCAGGTATTACTATTCCTGTATTTAATTCTGTAGAATATGAGACTATTAATCATGATCTTTTATTAACTCCTTATTGGGTAGATAGCGGCATAGATGCTATTAAGAATATAATTAGGATAAATGCGGAGATTGAAGTTTTAAATGAACAGGCTAGCTTATTAGAAGCAGAACTTAATACTACTTCTCAAAGAGTAAATTTATTTGAGAAAATTATGATACCTAATGCTAAAATTAATATCAAGAAGATCAATGTTTATCTTGGTGATCAGCAAACAGCTGCTGTTGTAAGAGGTAAAATGGCTAAAGCTAGATTAATTAAGGATAGATAG
- a CDS encoding V-type ATP synthase subunit B codes for MKRVYSKIESIVGNVITVVAQDVKYGELAIVKSKDTSSLAEVIKLEKEKVSLQVYNGTIGISTSDEVKFLGHPMQITFSENLLGRIFDGAGNPKDGGPRLEDDLIEIGGPSTNPAKRIIPRNMIRTGIPMIDVFNTLVESQKLPIFSVSGEPYNELLVRIALQAEVDLIILGGMGLKNDDYLTFKDSLEKGGALSRTIFFVNTANDPVVESLLVPDISLAVAEKFALQGKKVLVLLTDMTNFADAMKEIAITMEQVPSNRGYPGDLYSQLASRYEKAIDFEGAGSITILAVTTMPGDDVTHPVPDNTGYITEGQYYLKGGKIEPFGSLSRLKQMVNGKTRDDHRTIMDSMIKLYASSKESVEKKSMGFNMTQWDEKLLKYSSMFESKMMDLSVNIPLEEALDLGWEILSNCFEPKETGIKTELVEKYWPEKKD; via the coding sequence GTGAAGAGAGTATATAGCAAAATAGAATCTATTGTTGGGAATGTAATAACTGTTGTAGCACAGGACGTTAAATATGGGGAACTTGCTATTGTGAAGTCAAAAGATACAAGTTCTTTAGCTGAAGTTATTAAGTTAGAAAAAGAAAAAGTTTCCCTTCAAGTATATAACGGAACGATAGGTATTTCCACTTCAGATGAGGTTAAGTTTTTAGGCCATCCAATGCAAATTACATTTTCTGAGAATTTACTTGGTCGAATTTTTGATGGAGCTGGAAATCCAAAAGATGGAGGACCGCGTCTTGAGGACGATTTAATTGAAATTGGAGGGCCATCAACTAATCCTGCAAAGCGTATTATTCCAAGAAACATGATAAGAACAGGAATTCCAATGATAGATGTTTTTAATACTCTTGTTGAATCGCAAAAGTTACCAATTTTTTCTGTATCTGGAGAGCCTTATAATGAGCTTCTTGTACGAATAGCTCTTCAAGCAGAAGTTGATTTAATTATTCTTGGTGGAATGGGACTTAAGAATGATGATTATTTGACGTTTAAAGATTCTCTTGAAAAGGGTGGAGCTTTAAGTAGGACAATCTTTTTTGTAAATACAGCTAATGATCCTGTTGTTGAGTCTTTACTAGTTCCTGATATTTCTCTTGCTGTTGCTGAGAAATTTGCTTTGCAAGGTAAGAAGGTTTTAGTACTTTTGACTGATATGACTAATTTTGCAGATGCTATGAAAGAAATTGCTATTACTATGGAGCAAGTTCCTTCTAATAGAGGTTATCCTGGTGATTTATATTCTCAGCTTGCATCTAGATATGAAAAAGCTATCGACTTTGAAGGGGCTGGGTCTATTACTATACTTGCTGTTACTACAATGCCTGGAGATGATGTTACTCATCCTGTTCCTGACAACACAGGATATATTACTGAAGGCCAATACTATTTAAAGGGTGGCAAAATTGAGCCTTTTGGTTCTCTCTCAAGACTTAAGCAAATGGTTAACGGTAAGACAAGAGATGACCATAGGACTATTATGGACTCAATGATTAAGCTTTATGCATCTTCAAAGGAATCTGTAGAGAAAAAATCCATGGGGTTTAATATGACACAGTGGGATGAGAAACTTCTTAAATACAGTAGTATGTTTGAAAGCAAGATGATGGACTTGTCTGTTAATATTCCTTTAGAAGAGGCCTTGGATTTGGGTTGGGAAATTCTATCGAATTGTTTTGAACCTAAAGAGACTGGAATTAAGACTGAACTTGTAGAAAAATATTGGCCTGAGAAAAAGGATTAA